CATGTAATCATCATTATCAATAATAAAGGAAACAAACCTGGAGCTGCATAACCAAAGGTCCCTGCAAAAGAGGTCCAATTTGATGAATTTGGATTAAGAAGTTTAGATGCTCCAAAATCTGACACATGAGCCTCATGTTCCAAATCCAGAAGAACATTTTTTGCTGATATATCTCTATGCACTATAGGAGGTGAACAATCATGGTGCATGTAGCATAAAGCATTAGCTACTCCTTTAACAGCATTCACCCTCCTATTCCAATCAAACTCAACCGCTTCTTCATCATTCGCTAGAATCTTGTCAATGCTACCTCTTTCTATAATCTCATAAACCAAAAAGGAGTGCCGAGAATGAGAACAGAATCCATATAGCTTCACAATGTTGCGATGACGGATTTCTGTCAAGGCTTGAATCTCACTCTGGAAAGTTTTGAGATTGGGAACTTCTTCATTTGGTATTGAATGAAGTTTTTTCACGGCAACAACTTGACCGGTGGACAACTCAGCTCGGTAGACAGATCCAAAGCCTCCAACTCCAATGAGATATTTGTTGTCAAAATCTTCTGTGGCCTCAATAATCTCTTCATACACCATCTTGCCATCATAGCTCCAAATTGCAAATAAATTTTGAGTTTGCGTCTCTGTAGCATTGCTTTCCTTTCGGCCTGTTCCTTGGTATACACGGCATGATACCCATAATACTAAGAGTGCTATTATGATGGCCAAAGAAAGGACCAATATGAGCACAACAACTTTCTTAGCTTTATGGTCATTATGAGAATCACCAGTTGATGACGCTGGACAAGGCTCAATACCAGTGACATTACCACACAAACCTTTATTATCTCTCAATGCTTCAAATGGAGCTTTTATGAAGGCTGGAATATTTGGAAGTGGGCCTTCTAATTGGTTATATGATATATCCACAGTTGTCAAACTTAACATCCCATCAAAACTTGAGGGAATGACACCAGAAAGATTGTTATGAGAGAGGTTCAAATTTTCTAAGAACATCAAGTGGCCAAGTGATGCTGGAATGCTTCCATCTAAAAGATTGTCACCAAGATCAAAGTCATGAAGGGATCTTAGATTCCCAAGCTCGAGAGGAATAGTTCCATTAAATTCGTTTTGGCTCAGACTCAAGTTGGACAACTTAGGCAACATGCTAAGTTCTTTTGTGATGAGGCCTCTGAAATTGTTCCTGGCAAGATCCAACGTTTCAAGTTGTTGCAATGATGAAATCTGAATGGGAACATTTCCGGAAAAACTGTTGTTGCTTAACAAGAGTTGTATCAGCAAAGTCAACTTTCCAAGCTCTTTTGGAATTGCTCCCGTAAGATGATTTGAAGACAAGTCAAGTTCTTGCAAGTTGGTTGCTTCACTTAGTTCCGTTGGTATATGACCCGACAGATTATTGTTGGAGATCTTGAGGCACGTCAGGTTGGAACATTTCCCCCACTTTGATGAAAGATGGCCATGAAAATTATTGTCACTCAAATCAATGTAGACCAAATTTGGATATACACCAAAAGATTCAGTTATATTTCCGGTTATCTGGTTTCCGTCAAGCCTTAATCTTACAAGGCTGGAGCAATTCTTTAAGCTACTTGGAACTACACCTGTGAAGTAGTTATTTGCGGCTGAAAGTTTAGCCAAATTTCCACTTGTACAGATGTTGTGAGGCAACTGCCAATTGAAATGATTATTACTCAATTGGAGATTTTCCAATTCTGTGAGCTTGTTATACTCTATTGGAATTTCACCACTAAGTTCATTCGACAATAACACTAGTTCCAACAGTTTTGTCAAGTTTCCAATGGAGGAAGGGATTGTTCCAGAGAGTATATTTTCATCAAGGCCAAGTCGAACCAAATTTGCTAATTTTCCGATAGTGGAAGGGATTGGCCCAGAAAAATTATTATCACCAAGGTCAAGTTGAACCAAATTTACCAATTTTCCGATAGTGGAAGGGATTGGCCCAGAAAGATTATTTTGATAAAGGTCAAGTTGAACCAAATTTACCAATTTTCCGATAGTGGAAGGGATTGGCCCagaaagattatttttatcaAGGTTGAGCATCTCTAACTTGACTAAATTCCCAATGGACAATGAAACTGGACCTGAGAGCATATTCccactaagaagaatagagtttAAATTGACCAAGCTACTTGTGGAAGGTGGAATTGTCCCTGAAAGGTTATTGGATGACAATTGGATCGTAGAAAGAGAATAAAGGTTTCCAATTTCATCAGGAATCGCACCAGAGAGAGAATTGATATAAAGGTATAGATATACCAAATTGCTTAAATTTCCAATTGTAGAAGGAATACAACCAGAGAGATTATTGTCAGAAAAATCAAGCTGATAGAGATTTGTCATGAGACCAATTTCTCGAGGGATGGAACCAGAAAGTTCATTGGTTTGAAGCCATAGAAACTTCACATTAACTAACTTGCCTATTTCTCGAGGAATGGGACCATCTAAATGGTTGATATTCAAATTGAGTACAGACAAATTAGTTAAGTTGCCTATTGTAGTAGGGATAGAACCTGTGAGATTGCAATGTTCAAAATGCAGCTGTGTTAGATTCCTCAACATCCCAATCTCGGCAGGAATGGATCCCCTTAaattattattgtatgcaaatgACAAATACTTCAAGTTGCTCAAATGCTTAGTTTCTTGGGGAATGTTGCCCAAGAAATTGTTGGCACCCAAATCAAGAACGGTGAGTTTAGACAAACTACCAATTTGTTTGGGAATGAAACCAGAGAACTGATTGGAGTGGACATCAAGAGTGTCCAGATTGGATAATGCACCAATTTGTTTGGGAATGGTTCCATAAAAAGAGTTGTTCCTCATGACTATTGTATGGATGCTGGGAAGTGACGAGAAATTGAGAGTTTGAAGCGTACCTCTTAGGCCAAAGTTGGTAAAGTTTAGCGAGGACACAGATTTGGAGTGGTCACATGCTATTCCCACCCAATGGCAGGGGTCGCTACCATTCCAAGAAGAGAGCAAAGCCTGGCTTTGCTTCTCAAAGCTGGCTTTCCAGTCCAGCAAAGCATACGCTTCTTCGTTGCCTTGAATAGCAACTGAAGTGGTAGTCATGGAAGTTGTAACACTCATTAAAAGAAGGCAACACATTGCTAAGAGCTTCATGGGATTAAGCCTTGGGAAGAATGGCAACATTACTGGCTATGGGGGgtgaattttttaattaacacTCAGATGCTGATGAACAATATGCATGGATGTGGTCGATACATATAAACAAGGTCAGAAAATCCAAAATTCGTGGTAAGTTTTGTATGCACTTAtaaatgtataattatttaaatatttattacctCAATATTATGAGATTAAGTAAATCTTACTTTTACGTTAATTATAAAATGAATCATCTTATTACACTATAGACTATACATTTTTAACTTATTCGTAGACTTAAAAGCTGGGGGAATCACTAGGAAATTCTTCTCTAACAATTGAAAGGATCAATTAATAAGACCTTTtccaaatatttttggaatttttgtatGGCTAGAGAACTAAGTTGGATATTGTTCTGGAAGAGACCAAACAAAGGTTACTCGACGGTTCAACTCAGCGAGGTTGATAGCTCCATATATGGCCCTAAGTCGCCAAATGATCAAATCATACTCTATAGGATAGCGGTTACGTGAGCAAGTTGTAACTTCAGAAACCTTCCAATAATCAATTGAATCCAACTCTCTTAGAATAAAAGGTATGTTATCTCCTTATGATatatcatatatttaataattaattgaaaTTATATTAACTCTTAATTTAATCTAAGTTAGGATAATCTAATTatctaattaactaatatatactttttttgtaattaacaaaaattactaaaaaattatattttataattttaatcacataataaaaaaatttaaaaataaaaaaataaataaaatttttggtgCCTCTTTGAAATTGAAAGCcggtaaaaattttatttatcattttatcttaaaatcaaaaaattatattattacacTTTTCGTATTAGATAATTTATTGTtcaatattattaactaaattttttatatgttCATATTTATTAATCACCCCTCATACTCACTTTTTCACCAAAGGCCTACTATATATACAAAAAGAAAATTGATCAccatcatcttctttttctttgtttaaatctctTTGATGTTTTTTGGTAGTATTATATATGTACTCTTCTCTCTCATTTATCAAGAGAGAATTCTAAAAAATTTGATGTATAGTAACTTTTATAATTTACAAAAAAGATTAtataatggttaattgattaggtaattaaaatttagattaaattaaaagttaaagttAATCATAATAAACTAActaattttatcaaataattattaaacattataagaaataactaattttttattttagaaagaattggataaaatttatcaataaataaatagaaatgtATAACTCATATTTTTACAACCTAAATATCCTAGTTATCTGAATGACTTTAATTTGTTGACTTGAGTATCCAAATTTTTTATAGGTATTTTCTTCCGCCAATTCTCAAAGTCAATAGACTCCCCATTTCGATCACCAAGTTTTTAGTTCAGATTCTCAACTCAAATAATCTCGTGCTCAAACAGTCTGTCTGCATAGATATATACTTGATCATATAATCTATTTAAATTTGTTTCTATGATTGATcatatattctttttatttaatgCTTTATGATCACACAAAAAAAAGAATGTCCTCACTATTGGAATTTTTCCCAAGATAGACAAAGTTATAAATTACGGGTGAAAACATATAGTGTGAACTTGTCATGTATATCGTCTATCTACCATTTCATTCAAATCTTCCATTCATGTTGGCGATTACAATTGCCTTGGCCCCATGCATATATGTGTAAAGCCATGACCCGATCCTTGGAACAGAGGCCGATCTAAGGGGGCCTAAGGTGGCGATGGTCCCctgtttctttttaaaaaaaaagtagtattattaatttattattattatataattaatatatatatatatattaattatagattaagtatattttaatatattacatactaaaaaaattatatgttaataacttaatatgtataaattataatttgtattataatatattagtagcaaataaaaaataagtttaaaaaataataaaaacttatgaatatataaataattaaaaaattattgaaatatataggtttggattaatgtaaaaaatcaacaactataaaaaaaatttattttgattttttctatGACAACAATAACAATTGAATAgactttttaaacaataaaaattattaaaacaagataaaaaatgaatttttagcagattattatataattgtatatgttgaaaaagaaaatgcttcAAAATTTATTCCAGataataaattgataattttagttATATGAATATCgctaaacaaatttaaaaataccaaaacttaaagtatgtagttgaatgttgatttttatataatataattattaattttgacttatatactataaattatattttgttgactttttgttatattatattttaatttattttatatttaatttagtcCCCCTCTTATAAAATTTCTAGATCCGTCACTATCTTGGAAAATGATGTTTGATTTTATATGACcatgattaaaaatataattattaatgtatCTTATTCTATCAACttaaacttaaatttaaaattttaagaaaagtaattttatatcataGTGTCAAAAATTCTATAGACAAAAGGTTTAGAATtcaatcattattatttttttaataaaaaattagtataaagtaaataaaaatgatgaaaaaaggcctacttaaaaatttaaataaatctaaaaattttatttaaaaaacatgttaaagatataatcataaaaaaatctaaaaatcagtatttttattgaaatttggcTAGCAGTTACTTAaccataaaaaacaaaagaataatcCTACATCATTAAATATCattttataccattaaaaatattaataacaacTAATTAATGACTATATATCACAAATTCTACTAACCTCTAATATTCCTCTATAATCATTTATGTAAATCTTTCTATCAGTTTAAAAAGAAGTAGTTTCACATAATTATTTCTCCTTTAAGGTCACGCCCACTAAATCTGGCATCTTTCACCAGTTTGATGTTTGTTCAATTCCTCGCCTATTAATTTGCACATTAATTTTCAGTGAAAGATTAATTACAATCAAAAACCACATTATTATATGATATCAAAATTCATCTATATATCAGcccgggcctgctacacatacaagcctaCAAGCAACCAAATTGGCCCAGCCCAAACACGAATCACGCGCATGAAAGAGAGATAGGATGCCGCGTCCAAATCACGCGCTCAGCATTCGAACGGTTACGTATGggagactcttccacttcttccacttcttccatttCTCAAGGCACTTTCAAAACAACGAAACCCTCTCATTTTCGAGCGAAAATCAAGTTTCAAAATATAGAAATCGTAGTTCAAAAACTGCATCAAAACACCATCAACCTCTCTgtgaagaatctgaagaaaaaACAAACCAAGAATACTCAACGTAAGTCCATTAAAatactgtatattttacttttcttctacgtcgttctGCTAGGGTTTACTATTACTCTTACTTCTTTGTTATACGTCGTTCTTCTAAGTTATACGTCgttcttctaagttctacgtcgttctacATTGTTATTCTAAGTCCTCCtgctatttttgttgatttttgggggtttattCCGTAGATTCGGGGGTGTAAACTGCTTAACCTTGTAATGTGGCTTTATATTGAAGCATGGTTGATTGATATCTGTCTGATATctatatggatgtatctgaataatatctatgggtgtatctcactgtaatcaatgggtgtatcttgtttgacatctttgggtgtatctgaataatatctatgggtgtatctcactgttatgaATGGGTGTATCTTGCGAATATCTGgctgtatctgactcatatatatgggtgtatcttactgttatcaatgggtgtatcttaattgttatcaatgggtgtatctgagtcatatatatatgggtgtatattactgatatctttgggtgtatttttagtttcagagaaaatggcagcaagaaaccaaaccAAAGACATGAAATGTGCCACACATCTTCTGAatgataagttcagaaacatgactgaggagaagaaggcaaTTGTGAGGGATCTTggattcggtgggttgatgcacatcccaccactgagggtggatcaccaactcttaagggagctggcaaaaaacttcaaacttggggagaacaaactgaagacaggatatggttctttccatATAACCCCCAAAAAAATAGGTGATgtgcttggcatcaatgcaacaggtaattATCTCAAAATTATAGATGTATATTAAGTTGTTGCTTGGGTGTATATTAacctgatgcttgggtgtattttaacCGACTTGGATGCTTTGTtgtcttcctttttgtaggagatctatttcctgagaaagttgacTATAAAaaactttctgatgatgacaaaataatttatagaagattccagggtaagaccctcaaaagtcttaccgatgaaatgatggaaatcggcgttggcaacgaagaggaacgcctgatgttcaagaggatattcatcctctacatacagatggcgttccttttgccaacgacgataaacaaaatatcgcccGTGCACCTGGTCCCGatttttaagatggacggcatagaggagagaaact
The sequence above is drawn from the Arachis hypogaea cultivar Tifrunner chromosome 4, arahy.Tifrunner.gnm2.J5K5, whole genome shotgun sequence genome and encodes:
- the LOC112796986 gene encoding uncharacterized protein, coding for MLPFFPRLNPMKLLAMCCLLLMSVTTSMTTTSVAIQGNEEAYALLDWKASFEKQSQALLSSWNGSDPCHWVGIACDHSKSVSSLNFTNFGLRGTLQTLNFSSLPSIHTIVMRNNSFYGTIPKQIGALSNLDTLDVHSNQFSGFIPKQIGSLSKLTVLDLGANNFLGNIPQETKHLSNLKYLSFAYNNNLRGSIPAEIGMLRNLTQLHFEHCNLTGSIPTTIGNLTNLSVLNLNINHLDGPIPREIGKLVNVKFLWLQTNELSGSIPREIGLMTNLYQLDFSDNNLSGCIPSTIGNLSNLVYLYLYINSLSGAIPDEIGNLYSLSTIQLSSNNLSGTIPPSTSSLVNLNSILLSGNMLSGPVSLSIGNLVKLEMLNLDKNNLSGPIPSTIGKLVNLVQLDLYQNNLSGPIPSTIGKLVNLVQLDLGDNNFSGPIPSTIGKLANLVRLGLDENILSGTIPSSIGNLTKLLELVLLSNELSGEIPIEYNKLTELENLQLSNNHFNWQLPHNICTSGNLAKLSAANNYFTGVVPSSLKNCSSLVRLRLDGNQITGNITESFGVYPNLVYIDLSDNNFHGHLSSKWGKCSNLTCLKISNNNLSGHIPTELSEATNLQELDLSSNHLTGAIPKELGKLTLLIQLLLSNNSFSGNVPIQISSLQQLETLDLARNNFRGLITKELSMLPKLSNLSLSQNEFNGTIPLELGNLRSLHDFDLGDNLLDGSIPASLGHLMFLENLNLSHNNLSGVIPSSFDGMLSLTTVDISYNQLEGPLPNIPAFIKAPFEALRDNKGLCGNVTGIEPCPASSTGDSHNDHKAKKVVVLILVLSLAIIIALLVLWVSCRVYQGTGRKESNATETQTQNLFAIWSYDGKMVYEEIIEATEDFDNKYLIGVGGFGSVYRAELSTGQVVAVKKLHSIPNEEVPNLKTFQSEIQALTEIRHRNIVKLYGFCSHSRHSFLVYEIIERGSIDKILANDEEAVEFDWNRRVNAVKGVANALCYMHHDCSPPIVHRDISAKNVLLDLEHEAHVSDFGASKLLNPNSSNWTSFAGTFGYAAPELAYTMEVNEKCDVYSFGILALEIMLGKHPGDAASSSMVMIPSSETMEYASTLDNKFFLKDKLDHRLPYPTNPIAVEIMQIVKIASACLTENPRSRPTMEQVVKDLVVANASVSTMH